The stretch of DNA CTATAAAGAACTGGTTGGTAGGCGAGTTCTACAGTCCAAGCCTGAGGTCTATGGCTTGCATTCATGAAGTTTCCTTTTACTCCAATAGGAATCAGAACATTGACTAAAGGAGTTTTTGTGGCAAAGCTTCTGGGATAAGCTCCTTCTTCCGAGAAACTAGAAAGAGAGGAATAAATTCCGACAGCTCCTAAAAAAGGAGCAGTAAGAAGATTCGAGCTTCCGAAAGGTTTTAGAGGCAGATCAACAAAGACCGCTCCTCCTAGAGTTTGGCTTTGGAAATTTCCTTGAGATAATAGGTCTTCTCCTTGGGTATAAAAGTGGTGACTGCTATGGTTCCCGTAACTATAAAGACCTATCAATTTTGTAAGCAAAAACCCTTCTTGTAGAGACAGGAGCATCTCTCCCTGGCAGGAGTAATTTTTAGATGAAACATAGTTTTTGGCATAACGTTCGTTAAGCTTGGTATAGGCTTGACTGAATCGTAATGAGAAGGTATGTGTCTGCCCTGCAATCATTCCTGCTGAATATCCAGAGGTTCGCATATGAAATCCTGGATGATTTTTTCTAGGCTCTTGATAAACCATCATACCTAGCCCGCCTCCTGTGATGCCCCAGAAAGGACGATCAAGAAGCTCTTGTCCAGAGCTATTCTTTAAACTTTCTGTGGCAAGAAGCATATTTCCCCACAAGGTATTCGCTATAAGGGGGCTTTTATGTTTAGGGCTAGGAACGTACCCAGCAGGGAGCCATGTTAATAACAAAGTTCGATGGAATCGATTGGCTTTTTGGGGGTCCGTAACATTCGCTGGATTTGCGGGTGTTGGGTCTTCTACCTTTGCCCATCCCCAAGTCCAAAGTCCTTGCCATCCATAGTGAGGGACATTGACCCTGGAAAAATCCATGCTTTCAGATTGCATTTGATTATCACTTGCTTCGGAAATGGCAAGCATGGGTTGAGCAGATAAGGCATGGGAGAGGTCTGTTGACTCATAAGGAGAGTTTCCATTCTCATCTATTAGTGATAGCTTGGCTCCATTTAGTGAAAAGGTGGAGTTAGTATCTGCTGTATATGTTGTGTTATTTTGAGTGGGCTCTACCCATAACGTAGGAATCTCTGCTCCATCCTTTAGAATAGAGGGAAGATTTAATCCAATATGATTTAGTGTGACGGTGGCACCTGTGTTGCCGTTTTTATAGCTGCTAAGGACAGCACCATTTCCTAGGGCAACTATTCCTCCATTTTGCGTAAATTTGTTTACTGTAAGCTGAGCATGATCTTCAATACACAACAGGCCATTGCTGAGCGTAAGCGTGGCAGGCGTTTTCGTTTGTAGATTAATGGGAGAGAAGTCTGCAGAATTCACCGTGGCCCCAGAAAAAACAACTGCTCCAGTCTGAGAAGAGTCCTTATTGAAATCTACAGAGGCTCCAGCATTCGTAATTTGAATCGGATCATAGAAGATCAGATTTTGGTTTTGGCTAGCTCCTAGTTCTATCCCTCCGGAGGTGCTGTCAATAGTGAGAGCATTTCTTCTAGGAGGATTATTTGCGGTGCTGGTTCCATCGTTATTTGTTACATTAGCAACGATATTATCATTGAAAATCACCGCACCATGGTCTGCAGAAATTTTAGAGGGCCCTGCTCCTGATATGTAAATAGCCCCTCCTTTATGATTAGCAATATTATGCATGAAATAAGTGGGGCCGTTGTCAACAAGGTTAATTAAAGGCGCATAAATAGCTCCCCCCCAATTTTTTGTAAGGTTTTCACAAAAAAATATCCTACCGCTGTTACCAGTAATGTCTAGGCGTGTAGTTACCTTAATGGCTCCTCCATCTGGAGTTTCGTTGTTTTGAGTGTCCACGTTTTTAAAACAGCGGTTGTGGTAAAAAATAATATTTCCGCGATTTCCTGTTAAAGAGCAGGTTGGGGTGAATATCGCTCCCCCTGCACAGCACGCATTGTTGACAAAGAGCAAATCGCCATTATTTTTCTCAAAAGAATTACTAGTATTGGCGTAGATAGCTCCGCCCTTTCCTGCAGTCTTTGTTTGAATACAGATATTGTCCTTAAAGAGAAAACAGGATTGATTTTCTTTTACGCTGAAGGTATCTGCGCTGATCGCTCCACCTTTGACATAAGAAAAATTCTTAATGAATCCAACAACGCCAAGGTTGTGATTAATGAAAATATTGGTGGCGTTGATGGCTCCGCCCGCCCGTTCTATGTTGGATGCACTCTCGCTGTTTGTCCAGGTAAAAGCCCTAAAACAGGTGTTATTTTCGAAGATTACAGGGCCCACGGTATCAGATATTTCTACAGTAGGACGATTGGGATTTGTGTAGCCAATAACTCCGCCACTTTCCGGAGTGAGGTTTTTAAAAAAATAGATCCCTTCATTTTGGGTATCTAGAAAGCGCAAGTAATCGGTTACCGTGATAACAGCACCCTTATTAGGAGTCTTCTGTAAAGAGGTTAGAATGTATCTCAGGTTATCTAACTGACATTCGGTAAGGTTATGTGTATCTCCTATCAGGCTCGAACTAGAAGATAAACTCTCTAGCGTAGGGGCTGGAACCGGGGTAGGAACTAGAAAGATCTGAGAAGGGATTTCTCGTGCAATTCCCAATAGGGAGCTTCCTATAAAAAAGAAAAAAGAAAGTTTTTTCATAGTTAAAAGACCAGCGCTCCTCCGGCATTGATATAGTGTGAGACAGTAGAAGTAGCCACCTCTGCCTGATAGTTAGCAAATAGTTTAAGATAAGAGAATTTGAGGGAATGAGACCCTCTCCCATAAAAGGAGTGTTTCGCTAAAGGAGTATTCGTTGTCACCCAAGTGCCATTGTTTTTGATTAACATGGTATTCAAGAGAGGCCGTTTCCAGTAAAGCGTTGGCTGGTATGCTACCTCCAGTTCCCAGGCAATCGCG from Chlamydia suis encodes:
- a CDS encoding polymorphic outer membrane protein middle domain-containing protein, with protein sequence MKKLSFFFFIGSSLLGIAREIPSQIFLVPTPVPAPTLESLSSSSSLIGDTHNLTECQLDNLRYILTSLQKTPNKGAVITVTDYLRFLDTQNEGIYFFKNLTPESGGVIGYTNPNRPTVEISDTVGPVIFENNTCFRAFTWTNSESASNIERAGGAINATNIFINHNLGVVGFIKNFSYVKGGAISADTFSVKENQSCFLFKDNICIQTKTAGKGGAIYANTSNSFEKNNGDLLFVNNACCAGGAIFTPTCSLTGNRGNIIFYHNRCFKNVDTQNNETPDGGAIKVTTRLDITGNSGRIFFCENLTKNWGGAIYAPLINLVDNGPTYFMHNIANHKGGAIYISGAGPSKISADHGAVIFNDNIVANVTNNDGTSTANNPPRRNALTIDSTSGGIELGASQNQNLIFYDPIQITNAGASVDFNKDSSQTGAVVFSGATVNSADFSPINLQTKTPATLTLSNGLLCIEDHAQLTVNKFTQNGGIVALGNGAVLSSYKNGNTGATVTLNHIGLNLPSILKDGAEIPTLWVEPTQNNTTYTADTNSTFSLNGAKLSLIDENGNSPYESTDLSHALSAQPMLAISEASDNQMQSESMDFSRVNVPHYGWQGLWTWGWAKVEDPTPANPANVTDPQKANRFHRTLLLTWLPAGYVPSPKHKSPLIANTLWGNMLLATESLKNSSGQELLDRPFWGITGGGLGMMVYQEPRKNHPGFHMRTSGYSAGMIAGQTHTFSLRFSQAYTKLNERYAKNYVSSKNYSCQGEMLLSLQEGFLLTKLIGLYSYGNHSSHHFYTQGEDLLSQGNFQSQTLGGAVFVDLPLKPFGSSNLLTAPFLGAVGIYSSLSSFSEEGAYPRSFATKTPLVNVLIPIGVKGNFMNASHRPQAWTVELAYQPVLYRQEPKISTQLLASKGTWFGQGSPSSRHAMAYKISQKTQLLRFATLQLQYHGFYSSSTFCNYLNGEMSLRF